From Streptomyces sp. GSL17-111, one genomic window encodes:
- a CDS encoding STAS domain-containing protein, whose translation MEEERGEWTVFRVSGELDLVTSPAVRQHVHDAVADGRLNVVLDLSHVQFCDSSGVGVLIASRRLMHACTGSLRLILPANGAVDGSHVNRVLAALGVRRLFACYPDLDAATDVAARPLSA comes from the coding sequence ATGGAGGAAGAGCGGGGGGAGTGGACCGTCTTTCGGGTTTCGGGCGAACTCGATCTGGTGACCTCTCCTGCGGTCCGCCAGCACGTGCACGACGCCGTCGCCGACGGCCGGCTGAACGTGGTGCTCGACCTGTCGCACGTCCAGTTCTGTGACTCCAGCGGCGTCGGCGTGCTCATCGCGTCCCGTCGCCTCATGCACGCCTGCACCGGGAGCCTGCGGCTGATCCTGCCCGCCAACGGCGCGGTCGACGGCTCCCACGTGAACCGTGTGCTCGCCGCCCTCGGGGTGCGGCGGCTGTTCGCCTGCTACCCCGACCTGGACGCGGCCACGGACGTCGCCGCCCGCCCGCTGAGCGCCTAG
- a CDS encoding VOC family protein, which produces MAEAKAAPSEGPDGARAAGPAEEPADAATETATETASGAVVPGVPCWADAMVPDLAAAKRFYGELFAWTFDEAGPATQGSYTVARLGRRRAAGLMRKTDGRMPTVWTVYLATPDAGATAERIRAAGGQVINEPRPVGTGPSGIMAVAADPGGAVFGLWQPAERSGFEVREEPGAYVWAEVHTRDPVGVDAFYPDVFGYRPLDPADVRDAGGQGEEPEMVVWVPRSGPADESAAVTARCLLEEGTPPELPAHFLTYFAVEDCDAAAGTVERLGGRVRREPESGPYGRWAVCRDNQGATFAVLAPPEGPGQ; this is translated from the coding sequence ATGGCCGAAGCGAAAGCGGCACCGAGCGAGGGGCCGGACGGCGCCCGGGCCGCAGGGCCCGCCGAGGAGCCGGCCGACGCGGCGACCGAAACGGCGACCGAAACGGCGAGCGGGGCCGTGGTCCCGGGCGTGCCCTGCTGGGCCGACGCCATGGTGCCGGACCTGGCAGCCGCGAAGCGCTTCTACGGCGAGCTGTTCGCCTGGACGTTCGACGAGGCGGGGCCCGCCACGCAGGGCTCCTACACCGTCGCCCGTCTCGGACGCCGCCGTGCCGCCGGGCTGATGCGCAAGACCGACGGGCGCATGCCCACCGTCTGGACCGTGTACCTCGCCACCCCGGACGCCGGGGCGACCGCCGAGCGGATCAGGGCGGCGGGCGGCCAGGTGATCAACGAACCGCGCCCCGTCGGGACGGGCCCGTCGGGGATCATGGCCGTCGCGGCGGATCCCGGCGGCGCCGTGTTCGGCCTGTGGCAGCCCGCCGAGCGCTCGGGCTTCGAGGTGCGTGAGGAGCCGGGCGCCTACGTCTGGGCCGAGGTGCACACCCGCGACCCGGTCGGCGTGGACGCCTTCTACCCGGACGTCTTCGGCTACCGGCCGCTCGACCCCGCCGACGTCCGGGACGCGGGCGGGCAGGGGGAGGAGCCCGAGATGGTCGTCTGGGTGCCCCGCAGCGGTCCGGCCGACGAGTCCGCCGCCGTGACGGCCCGCTGCCTGCTGGAGGAGGGCACACCGCCCGAGCTTCCGGCCCACTTCCTCACCTACTTCGCGGTCGAGGACTGCGACGCGGCCGCCGGGACGGTGGAGCGCCTCGGCGGCCGGGTGCGCCGGGAGCCGGAGAGCGGCCCGTACGGCCGCTGGGCGGTGTGCCGCGACAACCAGGGCGCCACCTTCGCCGTTCTGGCCCCGCCGGAGGGGCCCGGCCAGTAG
- a CDS encoding TetR family transcriptional regulator, protein MTGQVRTVDGRVAGRRGQATRLKLLDCLSDMLSSSPYRDVKVIDVARKAGTSPATFYQYFPDVEGAVLELADTTAKEGGGELDALVAGRSWTGKAGARTAEDLVDGFLAFWRRHDAILRVIDLAAAEGDKRFTRLRTKLLTSVVSSLTESIKEQQAKGRVDKNVSAAALAGTLVTTLTGVAGHQKGFSSWGAKQADIKPALVLLMHLGVTGRKPA, encoded by the coding sequence ATGACAGGACAAGTTCGAACTGTTGACGGCCGGGTGGCCGGACGGCGCGGACAGGCGACCCGTCTGAAGCTGCTCGACTGCCTCAGCGACATGCTCAGCTCGTCGCCCTACCGCGATGTGAAGGTCATCGACGTCGCCCGCAAGGCGGGCACCTCGCCCGCGACCTTCTACCAGTACTTCCCCGACGTCGAGGGCGCCGTGCTGGAGCTCGCCGACACCACCGCGAAGGAGGGCGGCGGCGAACTCGACGCACTCGTCGCCGGCCGCTCCTGGACCGGCAAGGCGGGCGCGCGGACCGCCGAGGACCTCGTCGACGGCTTCCTGGCCTTCTGGCGCCGCCACGACGCGATCCTGCGGGTGATCGACCTCGCCGCCGCCGAGGGGGACAAACGTTTCACCAGGCTCCGGACGAAGCTGCTCACCTCCGTCGTCAGCTCGCTCACCGAGTCCATCAAGGAGCAGCAGGCGAAGGGCCGGGTGGACAAGAACGTGAGCGCCGCCGCACTGGCGGGGACGCTGGTGACCACCCTGACCGGGGTGGCGGGCCACCAGAAGGGCTTCTCCTCCTGGGGCGCCAAGCAGGCGGACATCAAGCCCGCCCTCGTGCTCCTCATGCATCTCGGCGTCACCGGCCGCAAGCCCGCCTGA
- a CDS encoding RNA polymerase sigma factor translates to MAQDAPPRWDRKMQQRLMRGEAAALGELYDRFASLVYGLAHRVLQDEEAAAGVTREVFAHVWEHPDTYRPKEGPLRSWMAALAQRHAVQQLRLRHREDGRPPDQLEQQVRAASAAARADYIVTAMPVTLRSALELAHRERRSYREAARDLGVTEDEARRRLRLGLQLLSTATPAAPRSPGASDGPGRPGGER, encoded by the coding sequence ATGGCGCAGGACGCACCACCGCGTTGGGACCGCAAGATGCAGCAACGACTCATGCGCGGCGAGGCCGCGGCGCTGGGCGAGCTCTACGACCGGTTCGCCTCCCTCGTCTACGGCCTGGCCCACCGGGTCCTCCAGGACGAGGAGGCGGCCGCCGGGGTGACCCGGGAGGTCTTCGCCCACGTCTGGGAGCACCCCGACACCTACCGCCCGAAGGAGGGCCCGCTGCGGTCGTGGATGGCCGCCCTCGCCCAGCGGCACGCCGTCCAGCAGCTCCGGCTGCGCCACCGGGAGGACGGCAGACCGCCCGACCAGCTGGAGCAGCAGGTGCGCGCCGCCTCGGCCGCCGCCCGCGCCGACTACATCGTCACGGCCATGCCGGTCACCCTGCGCAGCGCGCTGGAGCTGGCCCACCGCGAGCGGCGCTCCTACCGCGAGGCCGCCCGGGACCTCGGCGTCACCGAGGACGAGGCGAGGCGGCGGCTGCGGCTCGGCCTCCAGCTGCTCTCCACGGCCACGCCCGCCGCACCGCGCTCGCCCGGGGCTTCGGACGGCCCGGGCCGTCCGGGCGGTGAACGGTGA
- a CDS encoding ATP-binding protein yields MQVLQAQLEIGADPTEVGRARRWARARLAGCGISADGPLGETLILLISELVTNAVVHTGAPAVLRIRLPGAPVGPAASDASTPAGRGGSGAVRVEVADTSAVAPRPRRAADADTGGRGLELVEGLADRWGWQPEGGGKRIWCELDGCPRVVGLAEGDGGTPARQAAHGLPVMAYAHSVPGV; encoded by the coding sequence GTGCAGGTGCTTCAGGCGCAACTGGAGATCGGTGCGGACCCGACGGAGGTCGGCCGCGCCCGGCGGTGGGCCAGGGCGCGGCTCGCGGGCTGCGGGATCAGCGCCGACGGTCCGCTGGGCGAAACGCTCATCCTGCTGATCTCCGAGCTGGTGACGAACGCCGTCGTGCACACCGGCGCACCGGCCGTCCTGCGGATACGGCTGCCCGGCGCTCCGGTCGGTCCGGCCGCGTCCGACGCTTCGACGCCCGCCGGTCGGGGCGGGTCCGGCGCCGTCCGCGTGGAGGTGGCCGACACGAGCGCGGTGGCGCCCCGGCCCCGACGCGCGGCGGACGCGGACACCGGTGGCCGTGGACTGGAGCTCGTGGAAGGGCTCGCGGACCGCTGGGGCTGGCAGCCGGAGGGCGGTGGCAAGCGCATCTGGTGCGAACTCGACGGCTGCCCCCGGGTCGTCGGCCTGGCCGAGGGCGACGGCGGCACCCCGGCGCGTCAGGCGGCGCACGGGCTCCCGGTGATGGCATATGCCCACTCCGTCCCCGGGGTATAG
- a CDS encoding S8 family peptidase has protein sequence MVWGAGAASAAVLAVFALAPGNAGAVEPDPLGTIRNAAGGGPVVQDEYIVVMKDRGKEPAAKVRNRAKDLARKHGGDLDRTYTSALEGFSVKASEKEARKLAADPAVAYVEPNRVERGDGTQVDPVWGLDRVDQRALPLNSTYDYASTASNVTAYVVDSGVRVQHSEFSGRARYGYNFVDDNTTAADCHGHGTHVAGTLGSNTYGVAKRVRIVAVKVLNCDNLGTTANVLAGYDWVARNAVKPAVANVSIGGSASDAKDAAIREMVDAGITVAVSAGNSDKDACTQSPAREPAVITVAASTSSDARASWSNYGSCVDLFAPGASIVSLGHTSDTAWTTRSGTSMAAPHVTGAAALYLSTHTSAEPAEVADALLDASTNGVLSDVEGSPNKLVYSLD, from the coding sequence ATGGTGTGGGGGGCGGGTGCCGCGAGCGCCGCAGTGCTGGCGGTCTTCGCGTTGGCTCCCGGCAACGCGGGCGCGGTCGAACCCGATCCGCTGGGCACGATCCGCAACGCCGCCGGAGGCGGCCCGGTCGTGCAGGACGAGTACATCGTCGTCATGAAGGACCGTGGGAAGGAACCGGCCGCGAAGGTGCGGAACCGGGCGAAGGACCTGGCGCGGAAGCACGGCGGCGATCTGGACCGCACGTACACCAGCGCACTGGAGGGCTTCTCGGTCAAGGCGTCCGAGAAGGAGGCCCGCAAACTGGCCGCCGACCCGGCCGTCGCCTACGTCGAGCCCAACCGCGTCGAGCGCGGCGACGGCACACAGGTCGACCCGGTCTGGGGCCTCGACCGCGTCGATCAGCGTGCTCTCCCGCTGAACTCCACCTACGACTACGCCTCCACCGCGTCGAACGTCACCGCCTACGTCGTCGACTCCGGGGTGCGCGTCCAGCACTCGGAGTTCAGCGGACGCGCGCGCTACGGCTACAACTTCGTGGACGACAACACGACGGCGGCCGACTGCCACGGCCACGGCACCCACGTCGCGGGCACGCTCGGAAGCAACACCTACGGCGTGGCCAAGCGGGTGCGGATCGTCGCCGTCAAGGTGCTGAACTGCGACAACCTCGGCACCACCGCCAACGTCCTCGCCGGCTACGACTGGGTGGCCAGGAACGCCGTCAAACCGGCGGTGGCGAACGTCAGCATCGGCGGCAGCGCGAGCGACGCCAAGGACGCCGCGATCCGGGAGATGGTGGACGCGGGCATCACCGTGGCCGTCTCGGCGGGCAACAGCGACAAGGACGCCTGCACCCAGTCCCCGGCCCGGGAACCGGCCGTCATCACCGTGGCGGCCAGCACCTCGTCCGACGCCCGCGCGAGCTGGTCCAATTACGGTTCCTGCGTGGACCTCTTCGCCCCGGGTGCCTCGATCGTCTCCTTGGGCCACACCTCGGACACCGCGTGGACGACGCGGAGCGGCACGTCCATGGCGGCGCCGCACGTCACGGGCGCGGCGGCGCTGTACCTGTCCACCCACACCTCGGCCGAGCCGGCGGAGGTGGCCGACGCCCTTCTGGACGCGTCGACGAACGGTGTGCTCAGCGACGTCGAGGGTTCGCCCAACAAGCTGGTCTACAGCCTCGACTGA
- a CDS encoding flavin-containing monooxygenase: protein MPMPAQDTTFPVYVVGAGPGGLATAAALTARGVRTVVLERSDRVGASWRRRHRALRLHTTRRRSALPGLAVPRSAGRWVPGDAYADYLERYAEHHRLEIATGVAVGRVERPEGGEGWLLRANGGRELRASAVVVATGHHHTPHLPSWPGAEDFPGPFAHASRYRDAEPYADLDVLVVGAGNTGTEIAADLAAHGAARVRLAVRGRPYLVRRATLGWPVQARHVLLRRLPDAVTDRVAAVLRRITGPDLSSQGLPRPERGLYSGARRGTPPVVDTGFVRAVRRGRVEPVAAVESFEGEKVHLADGSTIAPQAVVAATGYRPGLEELVGHLDVLDGRGVPRSPAHRAAAPGLYFTGFTDPVSGALRELGREADRIAKAVARSRR, encoded by the coding sequence ATGCCCATGCCCGCTCAGGACACGACTTTCCCGGTGTACGTCGTCGGTGCCGGACCCGGCGGACTCGCCACCGCGGCGGCACTCACGGCGCGTGGCGTCCGTACCGTCGTCCTGGAGAGGTCCGACCGCGTCGGGGCCTCGTGGCGACGCCGGCACCGCGCCCTGCGCCTGCACACCACCCGCCGACGCTCCGCCCTGCCCGGGCTGGCCGTGCCGCGCTCCGCCGGGCGCTGGGTGCCCGGGGACGCCTACGCGGACTACCTGGAGCGGTACGCCGAGCACCACCGGCTGGAGATCGCCACCGGCGTCGCGGTCGGCCGCGTCGAACGCCCGGAGGGCGGGGAGGGGTGGCTGCTGCGGGCCAACGGCGGTCGCGAACTGCGCGCCTCAGCCGTCGTCGTGGCGACGGGTCACCACCACACGCCCCATCTGCCGTCCTGGCCCGGCGCCGAGGACTTCCCCGGCCCGTTCGCACACGCCTCGCGCTACCGCGACGCGGAACCCTACGCGGACCTGGACGTGCTGGTCGTGGGCGCCGGGAACACCGGCACGGAGATCGCCGCCGACCTGGCCGCCCACGGCGCCGCGCGGGTCCGGCTCGCCGTACGCGGGCGCCCGTACCTCGTCCGCAGGGCGACGCTGGGCTGGCCGGTCCAGGCCCGCCACGTCCTCCTGCGCCGACTGCCGGACGCGGTCACGGACCGGGTGGCGGCGGTGCTGCGCCGGATCACCGGGCCCGACCTCTCGTCCCAGGGGCTCCCGCGACCGGAACGGGGCCTGTACTCCGGCGCCCGGCGCGGGACGCCGCCGGTCGTGGACACCGGCTTCGTCCGGGCCGTGCGCAGGGGCCGGGTGGAGCCCGTCGCGGCGGTGGAGTCGTTCGAGGGCGAGAAGGTGCACCTGGCCGACGGCTCGACGATCGCCCCGCAGGCGGTCGTCGCCGCGACCGGCTACCGGCCCGGGCTGGAGGAACTCGTCGGCCACCTCGACGTGCTGGACGGGCGCGGCGTGCCGAGATCTCCCGCACACCGGGCCGCCGCCCCGGGGCTGTACTTCACCGGATTCACCGACCCCGTCAGCGGCGCCCTGCGCGAACTGGGGCGCGAGGCGGACCGGATCGCGAAGGCGGTGGCCCGCTCCCGGCGCTGA
- a CDS encoding outer membrane protein assembly factor BamB family protein, protein MVDQLTQHDPRRIGPFEVLGRLGAGGMGLVYLARSASGRRVAIKTVRTELAEDHLFRVRFTREVEAARAVSGFYTAAVVDADPRAAIPWLATAYVPAPSLEEIITECGPLPTQAVRWLAAGIAEALQSIHSAGLVHRDLKPSNVLVVEDGPRVIDFGIASGVSNTRLTMTNVAVGTPAYMSPEQAKDSRSVTGASDVFSLGSTLVYAATGHAPYHGANPVETVFMLLREGPDLEGLPADLRPLIESCMNPEAERRPTPAQLQSQLAPHLFSSGSDDSGTASAWLPGGAVELIERKRGGRNRPVRRPPEPQPSAPHDGHGSGPGPAGGHRPAPEHFAPPPVRPAPMGPSPLTPAPVPAHAGAAPVDGTPVRLAGAPAPIGPGPRLGELRGPAPVPGTHWVSPPAGTAAPGTPPPAPPASGLSGGAAPAPAPPVPAPDGAGRRWRPWRFRMSNDVWGTPVVAEGLLYVTSFEVHALDTTTGRRRFKTRDVAWSMAVADGRVHASDGPSLYALDARTGTEHWKTSVDAWVYALSAGDGVVVTATRGGAVQSWSAANGERLWELTGAQTDFETADAAPVLHRGTVHLWADGRLYALDARTGAERWTYAVGDASATGGVPIRLLPAPDGALYVCAGARVLALDAASGAERWRFHAPDAFLSPPAFAPGPAVAGGGLYVADYRGVVYAIDAATGHDRWRIPTKARGSAEPVVVADGLVHVASGDALYTIDAVPGTGRWRFEARGDLVGAPVAADGRVHFGSTDQSLYTLDAVGGQLRWKLETGGEITGSPLVAGGVVYACSKDRCVYALDAERGTRQPPG, encoded by the coding sequence ATGGTGGATCAGCTGACGCAGCACGATCCCCGCCGGATCGGTCCGTTCGAGGTCCTCGGGCGGCTCGGCGCGGGCGGAATGGGCTTGGTCTACCTGGCCCGGTCGGCCTCCGGGCGCCGGGTCGCGATCAAGACGGTGCGCACGGAGCTGGCCGAGGACCACCTCTTCCGCGTCCGCTTCACCCGCGAGGTCGAGGCCGCCCGCGCCGTGAGCGGTTTCTACACCGCCGCCGTGGTCGACGCCGACCCGCGCGCGGCCATCCCGTGGCTGGCCACCGCCTACGTCCCGGCGCCCTCCCTGGAGGAGATCATCACCGAGTGCGGGCCGCTGCCCACCCAGGCGGTGCGCTGGCTCGCGGCCGGTATCGCCGAGGCCCTCCAGTCCATCCACAGCGCCGGACTCGTCCACCGCGACCTGAAGCCGTCCAACGTGCTCGTGGTGGAGGACGGCCCCCGGGTCATCGACTTCGGCATCGCGTCCGGCGTGTCCAACACCCGGCTGACCATGACCAACGTCGCCGTCGGCACCCCCGCCTACATGTCGCCCGAGCAGGCCAAGGACTCCCGTAGCGTGACGGGGGCCAGCGACGTCTTCTCGCTCGGCTCCACCCTCGTCTACGCCGCCACCGGCCACGCCCCCTACCACGGGGCGAACCCGGTGGAGACGGTGTTCATGCTGCTGCGGGAGGGGCCGGACCTGGAGGGGCTGCCCGCCGACCTGCGGCCGCTCATCGAGTCCTGCATGAACCCCGAGGCCGAGCGGCGCCCCACCCCGGCCCAGCTCCAGTCCCAGCTCGCCCCGCACCTCTTCTCCTCCGGAAGTGACGACAGCGGCACCGCGTCGGCGTGGCTGCCCGGGGGCGCCGTCGAGCTCATCGAACGCAAGCGCGGCGGACGGAACCGGCCCGTGCGCCGCCCCCCGGAGCCGCAGCCGTCCGCCCCGCACGACGGCCACGGCTCCGGCCCCGGGCCCGCCGGGGGGCACCGGCCCGCCCCGGAGCACTTCGCGCCGCCCCCGGTGCGGCCCGCGCCCATGGGGCCGAGCCCCCTCACGCCCGCCCCGGTGCCCGCCCACGCGGGAGCCGCTCCGGTGGACGGCACGCCCGTGCGCCTCGCCGGTGCGCCCGCGCCCATCGGGCCGGGGCCCCGGCTCGGGGAGCTGCGCGGGCCCGCCCCGGTGCCGGGCACCCACTGGGTCAGTCCGCCCGCCGGTACCGCCGCCCCGGGCACCCCGCCGCCCGCCCCGCCCGCGTCCGGCCTGTCCGGCGGCGCCGCCCCGGCGCCCGCGCCGCCCGTCCCCGCACCCGACGGTGCGGGCAGACGGTGGCGGCCGTGGCGGTTCCGCATGTCCAACGACGTCTGGGGCACGCCCGTCGTGGCCGAGGGGCTGCTCTACGTCACCTCCTTCGAGGTGCACGCCCTGGACACGACGACCGGACGGCGTCGCTTCAAGACCCGCGACGTCGCCTGGTCCATGGCGGTGGCCGACGGCCGGGTGCACGCCTCCGACGGCCCCAGCCTCTACGCCCTGGACGCCCGCACCGGGACGGAGCACTGGAAGACGTCCGTGGACGCCTGGGTGTACGCGCTGAGCGCGGGGGACGGCGTCGTCGTCACCGCCACCCGGGGAGGCGCCGTCCAGTCCTGGTCCGCGGCCAACGGCGAGCGCCTCTGGGAACTGACCGGCGCACAGACGGACTTCGAGACCGCCGACGCGGCCCCCGTGCTGCACCGGGGCACCGTCCACCTGTGGGCCGACGGCCGGCTGTACGCGCTCGACGCCCGTACCGGCGCCGAACGGTGGACGTACGCCGTCGGCGACGCCTCCGCCACGGGTGGGGTTCCGATCCGGCTGCTCCCGGCGCCCGACGGCGCGCTCTACGTCTGCGCGGGGGCCCGCGTCCTGGCCCTCGACGCGGCGAGCGGCGCGGAGCGCTGGCGCTTCCACGCCCCGGACGCCTTCCTGAGCCCTCCGGCGTTCGCGCCCGGTCCGGCCGTCGCCGGCGGCGGGCTGTACGTCGCCGACTACCGCGGCGTCGTGTACGCCATCGACGCCGCCACCGGCCACGACCGTTGGCGCATTCCCACCAAGGCCCGGGGCTCGGCCGAACCGGTCGTGGTGGCCGACGGGCTGGTCCACGTGGCCAGCGGCGACGCGCTCTACACCATCGACGCCGTCCCCGGCACCGGCCGTTGGCGGTTCGAGGCCCGGGGCGACCTCGTCGGCGCGCCCGTGGCCGCTGACGGCCGGGTCCATTTCGGCTCCACCGACCAGTCGCTCTACACGCTCGACGCGGTCGGCGGCCAGCTCCGCTGGAAGCTGGAGACGGGTGGCGAGATCACGGGTTCACCGCTGGTCGCGGGCGGTGTGGTGTACGCGTGCAGCAAGGACCGCTGCGTCTACGCGCTGGACGCCGAGCGCGGCACCCGCCAGCCCCCCGGCTGA